One Oryza sativa Japonica Group chromosome 8, ASM3414082v1 DNA window includes the following coding sequences:
- the LOC4345399 gene encoding nucleobase-ascorbate transporter 2 isoform X1 — protein sequence MRTYYLSSGTRVERPIYLLPVAQDGRRHLDHPEQAEEQGGEVPASVEMADMKQEEISHPPMDQLQGLEYCIDSNPSWGEAIALGFQHYILCLGTAVMIPTLLVPLMGGNAHDKAKVVQTMLFVTGINTMLQTLFGTRLPTIIGGSYAFVIPVISIIKDPSLAQITDDHTRFIMTMRAIQGALIISSCIQIILGYSQLWGICSRFFSPLGMVPVVALVGLGLFERGFPVIGRCVEIGLPMLVLFVALSQYLKHVQVRHFPILERFSVLISIALVWVYAHILTASGTYKHTSLLTQINCRTDRANLITSADWIDIPYPLQWGPPTFSADHAFGMMAAVVVSLIESAGAFKAAARLASATPPPPYVLSRGIGWQGIGLLFDGLFGTGTGSTVSVENIGLLGSTRIGSRRVIQISAGFMIFFSILGRFGALFASIPFTMFAAIYCVMFGYVGAVGLSFMQFTNMNSMRSLFIIGVSLFLGISIPEYFFRYTMSALHGPAHTRAGWFNDYINTVFSSPPTVGLIVAVILDNTLEVRDAARDRGMPWWARFRTFRGDSRNEEFYTLPFNLNRFFPPS from the exons ATGAGAACATATTACCTATCTTCGGGGACAAGAGTTGAACGACCTATCTATCTACTTCCCGTAGCCCAGGACGGGCGTCGTCATCTAG ATCACCCTGAACAAGCAGAAGAACAAGGGGGAGAAGTTCCTGCTTCTGTAGAGATGGCTGACATGAAGCAAGAGGAGATCAGCCATCCACCAATGGATCAGCTGCAGGGGCTGGAGTACTGCATAGACTCCAACCCATCCTGGG GGGAGGCAATTGCCCTGGGGTTCCAGCATTACATCCTTTGCCTGGGGACGGCTGTGATGATCCCCACCTTACTGGTTCCACTCATGGGTGGAAATGCT CATGACAAGGCAAAGGTGGTGCAAACCATGCTGTTTGTGACTGGGATAAACACAATGCTCCAAACTTTGTTTGGAACTCGGCTTCCGACCATCATCGGAGGCTCGTATGCGTTCGTGATCCCGGTTATATCGATAATAAAAGACCCATCACTGGCACAAATAACTGATGACCATACT AGGTTTATCATGACTATGAGAGCCATACAGGGGGCTTTAATAATATCCTCCTGCATCCAAATAATTCTTGGCTACAGCCAGTTGTGGGGGATATGCTCCAG GTTCTTCAGTCCACTTGGGATGGTTCCGGTGGTTGCGCTGGTGGGGCTTGGCCTTTTCGAGAGAGGATTCCCAGTG ATTGGGAGGTGCGTGGAGATTGGGCTTCCAATGCTTGTCCTGTTTGTTGCTCTTTCCCAATATCTGAAGCATGTACAAGTGCGCCATTTTCCGATATTGGAGAGGTTCTCAGTGCTCATTTCGATCGCGCTTGTCTGGGTTTATGCTCACATCCTCACAGCAAGTGGGACATACAAACATACCTCTCTGCTCACCCAGATAAACTGCCGAACAGACCGTGCCAATCTCATCACTTCTGCAGACTG gattgACATCCCATACCCACTGCAATGGGGTCCGCCAACATTCAGCGCAGATCATGCATTTGGTATGATGGCTGCTGTTGTGGTGTCCTTGATAGAG TCAGCTGGAGCATTCAAGGCTGCTGCGCGGTTGGCGAGTGCAACACCCCCACCACCATATGTCCTCAGCAGAGGCATTGGATGGCAG GGAATTGGGCTGCTGTTTGATGGGCTATTTGGTACTGGAACTGGCTCCACGGTCTCTGT AGAGAACATTGGTCTTCTTGGATCAACCAGGATTGGCAGCAGAAGAGTGATACAGATCTCCGCTGGTTTCATGATCTTCTTCTCCATTCTAG GGAGATTTGGGGCTCTGTTTGCTTCGATTCCATTCACAATGTTTGCCGCCATATACTGCGTCATGTTTGGATATGTTG GTGCAGTGGGGCTCTCCTTCATGCAGTTCACCAACATGAACTCGATGCGCAGCCTCTTCATCATCGGCGTCTCGCTGTTCCTCGGCATTTCCATCCCGGAGTACTTCTTCCGCTACACCATGAGCGCTCTGCACGGCCCTGCACACACCAGGGCAGGATGG TTCAATGACTACATCAACACCGTCTTCTCCTCGCCCCCGACCGTCGGTCTGATCGTCGCGGTGATCCTCGACAACACCCTGGAGGTGAGGGATGCGGCGAGGGACCGGGGGATGCCATGGTGGGCGAGGTTCAGGACGTTCAGAGGCGACAGCCGGAATGAGGAGTTCTACACCCTGCCCTTCAACCTCAACCGGTTCTTCCCTCCATCTTAA
- the LOC4345399 gene encoding nucleobase-ascorbate transporter 2 isoform X2 yields MADMKQEEISHPPMDQLQGLEYCIDSNPSWGEAIALGFQHYILCLGTAVMIPTLLVPLMGGNAHDKAKVVQTMLFVTGINTMLQTLFGTRLPTIIGGSYAFVIPVISIIKDPSLAQITDDHTRFIMTMRAIQGALIISSCIQIILGYSQLWGICSRFFSPLGMVPVVALVGLGLFERGFPVIGRCVEIGLPMLVLFVALSQYLKHVQVRHFPILERFSVLISIALVWVYAHILTASGTYKHTSLLTQINCRTDRANLITSADWIDIPYPLQWGPPTFSADHAFGMMAAVVVSLIESAGAFKAAARLASATPPPPYVLSRGIGWQGIGLLFDGLFGTGTGSTVSVENIGLLGSTRIGSRRVIQISAGFMIFFSILGRFGALFASIPFTMFAAIYCVMFGYVGAVGLSFMQFTNMNSMRSLFIIGVSLFLGISIPEYFFRYTMSALHGPAHTRAGWFNDYINTVFSSPPTVGLIVAVILDNTLEVRDAARDRGMPWWARFRTFRGDSRNEEFYTLPFNLNRFFPPS; encoded by the exons ATGGCTGACATGAAGCAAGAGGAGATCAGCCATCCACCAATGGATCAGCTGCAGGGGCTGGAGTACTGCATAGACTCCAACCCATCCTGGG GGGAGGCAATTGCCCTGGGGTTCCAGCATTACATCCTTTGCCTGGGGACGGCTGTGATGATCCCCACCTTACTGGTTCCACTCATGGGTGGAAATGCT CATGACAAGGCAAAGGTGGTGCAAACCATGCTGTTTGTGACTGGGATAAACACAATGCTCCAAACTTTGTTTGGAACTCGGCTTCCGACCATCATCGGAGGCTCGTATGCGTTCGTGATCCCGGTTATATCGATAATAAAAGACCCATCACTGGCACAAATAACTGATGACCATACT AGGTTTATCATGACTATGAGAGCCATACAGGGGGCTTTAATAATATCCTCCTGCATCCAAATAATTCTTGGCTACAGCCAGTTGTGGGGGATATGCTCCAG GTTCTTCAGTCCACTTGGGATGGTTCCGGTGGTTGCGCTGGTGGGGCTTGGCCTTTTCGAGAGAGGATTCCCAGTG ATTGGGAGGTGCGTGGAGATTGGGCTTCCAATGCTTGTCCTGTTTGTTGCTCTTTCCCAATATCTGAAGCATGTACAAGTGCGCCATTTTCCGATATTGGAGAGGTTCTCAGTGCTCATTTCGATCGCGCTTGTCTGGGTTTATGCTCACATCCTCACAGCAAGTGGGACATACAAACATACCTCTCTGCTCACCCAGATAAACTGCCGAACAGACCGTGCCAATCTCATCACTTCTGCAGACTG gattgACATCCCATACCCACTGCAATGGGGTCCGCCAACATTCAGCGCAGATCATGCATTTGGTATGATGGCTGCTGTTGTGGTGTCCTTGATAGAG TCAGCTGGAGCATTCAAGGCTGCTGCGCGGTTGGCGAGTGCAACACCCCCACCACCATATGTCCTCAGCAGAGGCATTGGATGGCAG GGAATTGGGCTGCTGTTTGATGGGCTATTTGGTACTGGAACTGGCTCCACGGTCTCTGT AGAGAACATTGGTCTTCTTGGATCAACCAGGATTGGCAGCAGAAGAGTGATACAGATCTCCGCTGGTTTCATGATCTTCTTCTCCATTCTAG GGAGATTTGGGGCTCTGTTTGCTTCGATTCCATTCACAATGTTTGCCGCCATATACTGCGTCATGTTTGGATATGTTG GTGCAGTGGGGCTCTCCTTCATGCAGTTCACCAACATGAACTCGATGCGCAGCCTCTTCATCATCGGCGTCTCGCTGTTCCTCGGCATTTCCATCCCGGAGTACTTCTTCCGCTACACCATGAGCGCTCTGCACGGCCCTGCACACACCAGGGCAGGATGG TTCAATGACTACATCAACACCGTCTTCTCCTCGCCCCCGACCGTCGGTCTGATCGTCGCGGTGATCCTCGACAACACCCTGGAGGTGAGGGATGCGGCGAGGGACCGGGGGATGCCATGGTGGGCGAGGTTCAGGACGTTCAGAGGCGACAGCCGGAATGAGGAGTTCTACACCCTGCCCTTCAACCTCAACCGGTTCTTCCCTCCATCTTAA
- the LOC4345401 gene encoding pentatricopeptide repeat-containing protein At2g13420, mitochondrial, giving the protein MPRHLPAAAASRRLLCTTTHLLALPPVEPSPAADELARLLLAHHNPFHPAESPLQLLSGGGVSLTGDLLVQLLLRLRGASKLALSLLHAARLHPPPAASSRAADAYDAVVDALGRARQFDAAWRLVVEAAADGAATPRTFAVLARRYVAAGMTRQAVRAFDDMEAFVGREPDAAEFTTLLDTLCKYKYPKVAAEVFNKRKYKYEPNEKMYTVLIYGWCKVNRNDMAQKFLKDMIYHGIEPNIVTYNILLNGICRHASLHPDYRFDRTVRAAEDLLKEMHQRGIEPNVTSYSVILHVYSRAHKPELCLCMFRSMKERGICPTVATYTSVIKCLASCGRLDDAESLLDEMASEGVCPSPATYNCFFKEYRGRKDVNGALQLYNKMKAPGSPATPDIHTYNILLGMFIKLNQHDTVMQVWNDMCESTVGPDLNSYTLLVHGLCDNKKWREACQFFMEMIERGFLPQKITFETLYRGLIQADMLRTWRRLKKRVDEEAAKFGEEFKPYHIKPYKR; this is encoded by the exons atgCCGCGccatctccccgccgccgccgccagccgccgcctcctctgtaCCACGACCCACCTCCTCGCCCTGCCGCCCGTCGAGCCGTCCCcggccgccgacgagctcgcccGCCTCCTCCTTGCGCACCACAACCCCTTCCACCCGGCCGAGTCGCCGCTCCAGCTCCTCTCCGGCGGGGGGGTCTCCCTCACGGGGGACCTCCTCgtccagctcctcctccgcctccgcggcgccTCCAAGCTCGCGCTGTCGCTCCTCCACGCCGCGCGCCTCCAccctccccccgccgcctcttcccgcgccgccgacgcctacGACGCCGTCGTGGACGCGCTCGGCCGCGCGCGCCAGTTCGACGCCGCGTGGAGGCTCGTCGTCGAggccgcggcggacggcgccgcCACGCCCCGCACGTTCGCGGTGCTCGCGAGGAGGTACGTCGCCGCCGGGATGACGCGGCAGGCGGTGCGCGCGTTCGACGACATGGAGGCGTTCGTCGGGAGGGAGCCCGACGCCGCCGAGTTCACCACGCTGCTCGACACCCTCTGCAAGTACAAGTATCCAAAG GTTGCAGCGGAAGTAttcaacaaaagaaaatacAAGTATGAACCAAACGAAAAGATGTACACTGTTCTAATTTATGGTTGGTGCAAGGTAAACCGAAATGACATGGCTCAGAAGTTCCTAAAAGATATGATTTATCATGGGATAGAACCCAACATAGTTACATACAACATTCTCCTCAATGGTATCTGTAGGCATGCAAGCTTGCACCCTGATTACCGGTTTGATAGAACAGTTCGTGCAGCTGAGGATCTCTTGAAAGAAATGCATCAAAGGGGAATCGAACCCAATGTTACAAGCTACTCTGTCATCCTGCATGTTTACAGTCGTGCGCATAAACCTGAACTATGTCTCTGTATGTTCCGCTCAATGAAAGAGAGAGGCATTTGTCCCACGGTGGCAACCTACACTTCTGTGATCAAGTGCCTTGCTTCCTGTGGGAGATTGGATGATGCTGAGAGCTTGCTTGATGAGATGGCAAGTGAGGGAGTATGCCCCTCGCCGGCCACATACAATTGTTTCTTCAAAGAGTATCGAGGGAGAAAAGATGTGAATGGTGCCCTACAGCTGTACAATAAGATGAAGGCCCCTGGTTCACCAGCCACACCTGATATTCACACTTACAACATACTGCTTGGAATGTTTATCAAGTTGAACCAACATGACACCGTTATGCAAGTTTGGAATGATATGTGTGAGAGCACTGTTGGTCCTGATCTCAATTCGTATACCTTGTTGGTTCATGGTTTATGTGACAATAAGAAATGGAGGGAAGCATGCCAGTTTTTCATGGAAATGATAGAGAGAGGTTTTCTTCCCCAGAAGATCACCTTTGAGACACTATATCGTGGTTTAATACAAGCAGACATGTTGAGGACCTGGAGAAGGCTGAAGAAAAGGGTTGATGAAGAAGCAGCAAAATTTGGTGAAGAATTCAAACCATATCACATTAAGCCTTACAAGAGGTGA
- the LOC4345402 gene encoding actin-related protein 2: MDSGNVVVCDNGTGYVKCGFAGENFPTSVFPCVVGRPLLRYEESLQEQELTDIVVGAACADLRHQLDVSYPVTNGIVQSWDDMGHIWDHAFYSELKVDPSECKILLTDPPLNPVKNREKMIETMFEKYNFAGVFIQVQAVLSLYAQGLLTGLVIDSGDGVTHVVPVVDGFSYPHITKRMNVAGRHITSYLVDLLSRRGYAMNKSADFETVREIKEKLCYLSYDYKREYQLGLETTILVKSYTLPDGRVIKVGTERFQAPEALFTPELIDVEGDGMADMAFRCIQEMDIDNRMTLYQHIVLSGGSTMYPGLPSRLEKEMLDRYLDVVLKGNKDGLKKLRLRIEDPPRRKHMVYLGGAVLAGIMKDSPEFWITRQEYQEEGLACLRKCGQA, translated from the exons atGGACAGCGGGAACGTGGTGGTGTGCGACAACGGCACCGGG TATGTAAAGTGTGGCTTTGCGGGAGAGAACTTCCCTACATCTGTGTTCCCTTGTGTTGTTGGGCGACCATTGCTCCGTTATGAGGAGTCACTCCAGGAGCAGGAATTGACG GATATTGTGGTTGGAGCGGCTTGTGCTGACTTGAGGCATCAACTTGACGTATCATATCCTGTTACAAATGGGATTGTTCAAAGTTGGGATGATATGGGCCATATATGGGATCATGCATTTTACAGTGAGCTGAAA GTTGATCCTTCTGAGTGTAAAATTCTACTGACAGATCCACCACTCAATCCTGTGAAAAATCGTGAAAAAATG ATTGAGACAATGTTTGAGAAATACAACTTTGCTGGGGTATTCATCCAGGTCCAAGCTGTTCTTTCGCTATATGCTCAag GTTTGCTGACTGGACTTGTCATAGACTCTGGTGATGGTGTCACTCATGTG GTGCCGGTAGTTGATGGATTCTCTTACCCACATATTACAAAAAGAATGAATGTAGCTGGAAGGCACATAACATCTTATCTTGTTGATCTACTCTCAAGAAGAGG GTATGCTATGAACAAATCTGCCGACTTTGAAACAGTCCGGGAAATAAAAGAGAAACTATGTTATTTAAG CTATGATTACAAGCGTGAATACCAGCTAGGACTTGAAACCACTATCCTTGTCAAAAGCTACACT CTTCCAGATGGAAGGGTAATCAAAGTGGGCACTGAACGGTTTCAAGCTCCTGAGGCTCTTTTTACTCCT GAACTCATAGATGTTGAGGGTGATGGAATGGCAGATATGGCGTTCCGTTGCATTCAAGAAATGGACATCGACAACCGGATGACA CTTTATCAACATATTGTCCTGAGTGGGGGAAGTACCATGTATCCTGGTCTGCCAAGTCG ACTAGAGAAGGAAATGCTTGATCGCTATCTTGATGTGGTTCTGAAGGGAAACAAAGATGGACTGAAG AAATTGCGTTTGCGGATAGAGGATCCGCCACGGAGAAAACACATGGTTTACCTGGGTGGTGCAGTACTCGCTGGAATCATGAAG GATTCACCTGAATTCTGGATTACAAGGCAGGAATACCAGGAAGAAGGCCTTGCGTGCCTAAGGAAGTGTGGACAAGCATAG